A window of Onychostoma macrolepis isolate SWU-2019 chromosome 24, ASM1243209v1, whole genome shotgun sequence genomic DNA:
agggttgtggataccgtgttttaactacaaataccacattaaaactatgttactgtggtaaaaacatggtaaatgtgtgGACTTTTACATGATCACTTTGCAACCACAGgctaatttcaaacaaatatcACAATGAAAACTAACTTTATAATGCTGGCAGGGTCCACTTGAACGATCTAAACGTTATGTTGAAATAATGGGACAAACAGTGTACAGTATCGATTTGAAACACGACataatttcattcataaatacgGGACGATCGACTAACGTTACTTTACGAAACAGGTGGAAACTCTACCTGTACGTGTCTTGAAGTTATCTAAAATCCATATCTTTTTAGCAATAAAACACTTCGAATAGCCGGGAGAGTTTAAAACGCAAATAGcaagcattttaaaagaaaCCCACAATGCATTTAGGCGAAAGTATCTGTAGCATCTCCTGTTGCCGGTAGGGGCGCTAATCTAGGGAACGCTCTTATGGGTCGTATTTGAGGATAGTGACAAACGACCTCTACGGTCGTATGAGTTGGAGGACTTGttgcttccataccacctcagcagtgccacaaactgatcacctccatgccacgccgaattgaggcagtaattaaagcaaaaggagcccctaccaagtattgagtacatatacagtaaatgaatatactttccagaaggccaaccattcactaaaaatgttttttttttattggtcttatgaagtattctaatttgctgagatagtgaattggtgggtttttgttaaatgtaagcctaaatcatcacaattaaaagaaccaaagacttaaactacttcagtctgtgtgattattatttatatatatatatatatatatatatatatacacacacacatatacacactatAAGTGATTTATGTTAGATAACCACTAttttgtaagtgtgtgtgtgtgtgtgagtgagtggtTCAGGTAAACCCCATGTTATGGGCAGAGGCGTAGCAATAGGGCAGGCAAGGCAGGCAATTGCCTGGGGCCCCGCATTTTGAGGGGGCCCGCGACAGATGACCATTTGAACAATCGGAAATGTCATTATTGATAATATACACGTAACATGGAGCAATACATCTGCATCCCCACTAGGGGGCTCCCTCTCGCATTACGCTGGATGTGCTTGCCTTTTGCCTGGGGCCCCCACTTCATCTTGGTTCGCCTCTCTATCGACAAAATATCCCCACAAAAATGGCAAAATCTTGTGggagatttttcatttttctatggtaaaaaaaacaactacaaaaatattgaattttcGTAAAGGTAGGTTTGTGAGTAGGGCAGTCGCGTATACGGGTGGGTCCGGGCCCAcccactttcatctgtggcccacccaataagaagtttgtaattttccaaatggatgtaatttattaaacattgctaataaacgtcttatttcactgcaacattatttaataacaatattaaactcttgttttcatggtcaattacaggtCGTTTTCCCTCTTCCTATAGGTGGGTCATATGCTTGTCAAAATTATGATTCGTCcgtttctgttagtcccacccacaatgttatgtttacgaCTTACGGATATAATAGTGAAATGTGcgcgtttgtgaagttaatttgaaaatagcctagtgaagcaaacataaatcagatcaattcttttaaaaagtaaaagtcttagcaataaatccggaccgtctacaaatgaaacccgaCAGACCACCTGAGGGTGCTGGATTTATCCATCGGAAACTACTGAACCAAgtgtgtttgaaacatcatattagcataggtacagtgtttgatccgCCTTTGCGGAAAGAAACACAAACattgtgctagatcctggtcgccacaacaaactgcataattcgcagctgcgcacatttctgcggtcctcgatgcgcgtgaactgacagagacgtttgattatgaaatcatcagtgaagccccgttgtttcacactgaggtgatggtttttaataaacttcctttagttaacgttagttaatgcattaactaacattagcaatacgTTTGTTAccgtgtttattcatctttgttaaccagctcaggcaaatgttaacagatacaacctttaatttgaataatgtcctattagtaaattttgaaatgaacattaatataacaaattactaatgttaattcatgctttagaagtactgtgtaatgaaccttggtgctctatttttttgttggcaatttgactTGCAGTtttcatatactgtacacacctggcccacccagttttaagtaggcccacccacttaaacattgCTGGCTATGCTAGTGGAGTAGGGAGTAGagtatactatataatatagagtatagtataatatactGTTTGTAAAAGTACAAAACCTATTACCACTATGGAATGTcaccatatttttttttgtgcgtgtgtgtttgtgtctacTTACTGTAACCATATATTGGGGACAAATTGATACCCAGAAGTGAGCAAAACCTGAcaagattaataataataatgcctttgaggatgtcctcatttgtaaaatggTGTGTTTTGCAGTTTGTGAACATTAAGCAGGATACATGGGAGAGGAATTGATCAGAGATTAATCAAAGATGTATCAGAAGAAGGGAGACAGATGGCatcaaatacagcattttacattacattgtgCCATGTGATACTGTATAGAGAGGCGTTGCCATGGTAGAGACTGCACATTACTATAACTcaactttcatctgaaaagttCAGCTACAGATTCAGTAATATGCCACAGTGAGGACATTTTCTGCATTGACAGTAAACGGTTCTTGCACAAAACCTTATAGCCGTCATACCTTCATCACATCTTTTGATAACACAAtgtataaatacttttacaaacaTTAAGGATTTTATGGGAGATATGCAAGTTAGGTAATGTAAGTGTATTTTCTAACATGACAGTTATTGCCTgtattactgtaattatttcagCAACAAAGGTGATTTGAAACATGAATCTTGCATTGTTTGCTCTTGAATATACTGATTGTTAAAAGTACTAAATTGAAAGAAGATCTTACTATTGTGTTTTGGTGATTAAACCAAATGTTCAATACATATCACATCACAATGATTATGtggaatgaaaatatttgtaacaATGAAATCAGGTTTTCAAATAATGACCAGTGGTGTTACAAGTGTGATCAGTTTCAAGTTTTGTACTAAGTtctgaaaaatttacactttacTTATGAAAATAGTACCAAacaccaattaaaaaaaaaaaaacactgtaacaTAGTGACTAtaaaagtaggctatatgcagccagccaccagatGGCGATCGAAATGGCTTCACATTTCATGCCGAGTACGGAACACTTGGTGGAGGATGCGAGTCGACCGCTGACAAGTAGACTACTAAACTAGCTATGCAATCTATCCGAAGCGCCACCCAGTCGATCCTTTCCTGATATACGGGAGCGATGTATCCGCAACTAAGTCAGAACGTGTGTGGCACTGTTAAGAACAGAAACAGGGAGGAGACTACAGGGATCCAACAGCAAACTGAACTGATGTCAGGACGAAATGCTGTGAGTTGCTGTGAATGCAGCTTACTGCTTTTAGGGCAGAAGAGTTAGATCCTTCTTGGAGAACTAGACTACCACATGAGGCGTCCGCGACAATCTGAAAATGCGCGCAAATAAAGGAACTGAATATAATATGGCATGGCTACTTCAGCCTATTTAATACGAATCGAAGGTGGTGCAAGTATTtttggtctctctctctcattcagatagCTCAAATGTGTTAACTTGTTGCAGCCTGCTGTTCAGCTATTCCTATTAAACCTGTCTGGAGCCATTGGATACATCTTTGGTTCACAAAGGGGTTAATTTAAGATGATATTCCTATAGGCTATGATTTGCCTAAATTATAATTTTCCACCAAGACCTaagaaaatgcaaataaatattaatataacattaataatataataagtaGGCTATTAATATTTCCTTGTCTCAACTATCTTTGTGCAAAGCCCTATAGGCTATCATCAGAACAAGCAAATCTTATataactggttttctttaatagctatatttcataaatatatttaaatggacACCTTTTACCTGCAGGTCAACAGGTATCTCGTGGGTCCTCCTGCTGATTCCCTTGAGCACAGCAAATAGAGGTAAGCACTTTATACAAAAGTTATGCAAGTTTGATTTCTTACAGAATTACTACAATTTAAGATCATGTCATGCATCAGGTCATATTTATTGTTCCTAACAACTAATTTAAgttctgttgtttttaattgaGGTTTCACAAACTGTAAGGGCGATCACACAACATTGTTCTGTCTGGACCCAAAGTATCAGATTGAGGGCAAAGTGGAGATAAATGCACTTTGGAAAAAAGATTCTGGTGAAAGAGTGATCTGGAAATATAACGGCGACAGCAAAAAAGGACACACTTTCATGAACAGGACAGTAGAGCTGAATGATGATTTATCCCTTTCAATCGATGGATGTGATCAGTCAGATCAAGGCATATACATTCTCTGTATCAATGGAAAACCGAGCTGTGAAGTTACGCTATTTGTCAGAGGTAAAAAAATTTGGTTTCCAAattaatcttatttttatttaaaatattgtgatgTCATTAAAGGtgtcataaaatatgtttacagaCTCAAAACAATGCAAACCAAAAACATTCACAGgtttgtaaacttttttttttttttacacgttTTTATTTCTGTAGAGTCTTGCTGACACAGGGATTAATAGTTTAGTCttttaattaaacagtttcttaatgattttagtaatattaatgATTTGAGTgagcatcattaaacaaaattgCTTTTATCTTCCACAGAACAATCAATTAGAAGCACTGCATTTCCTACTATGGCAAAACAAggtatataacattataaacaaaaattatttttgtgaacCATCACTTTGCTTTCTCAGAGTCTTTACCATA
This region includes:
- the LOC131533718 gene encoding uncharacterized protein LOC131533718 isoform X3; amino-acid sequence: MLSTGISWVLLLIPLSTANRGFTNCKGDHTTLFCLDPKYQIEGKVEINALWKKDSGERVIWKYNGDSKKGHTFMNRTVELNDDLSLSIDGCDQSDQGIYILCINGKPSCEVTLFVRDSKQCKPKTFTEQSIRSTAFPTMAKQDEKHLQTETSLPNNYIRWVIYACLCLVVLTVLLLVICVCVAKEETSKNEKSGSKLLSNDIQSTYASA
- the LOC131533718 gene encoding uncharacterized protein LOC131533718 isoform X4, whose amino-acid sequence is MLSTGISWVLLLIPLSTANRGFTNCKGDHTTLFCLDPKYQIEGKVEINALWKKDSGERVIWKYNGDSKKGHTFMNRTVELNDDLSLSIDGCDQSDQGIYILCINGKPSCEVTLFVREQSIRSTAFPTMAKQDEKHLQTETSLPNNYIRWVIYACLCLVVLTVLLLVICVCVAKEETSKNEKSGSKLLSNDIQSTYASA